In the genome of Nitrospira japonica, one region contains:
- a CDS encoding WecB/TagA/CpsF family glycosyltransferase, with product MNREAGVLLGVPIDRKALPALTEESVQAIDGSVSQRIFACANPHSLVVAHDDPDFQRALVQAEFVVADGVGVSLMARVTGLQIGPRIAGLDYFAAVLNALQARGAGRVFFFGSSQRVLDLIAARFVMEFPSLTLCGVLSPPFGEWDEAENSKMIRHINEARPDVLWVGMTAPKQEKWVERNRRQLRVPVIGSIGAVFDFYAGTYQRAPSWVCRMGFEWMYRFMLEPRRMWKRNVVSAPKFIWLALRHHLFAA from the coding sequence ATGAATCGAGAAGCCGGAGTATTGCTGGGGGTTCCCATCGATCGGAAAGCGCTCCCCGCGCTGACCGAAGAATCCGTGCAAGCGATCGACGGGTCCGTATCGCAACGGATTTTCGCCTGCGCAAATCCTCACTCCCTGGTGGTGGCCCACGATGATCCTGATTTTCAGCGGGCGTTGGTTCAAGCGGAGTTCGTCGTGGCGGACGGAGTCGGGGTATCGTTGATGGCACGCGTCACCGGTCTCCAGATCGGTCCCAGAATTGCCGGATTGGATTATTTCGCCGCCGTGTTAAACGCCCTCCAAGCCCGCGGGGCAGGGCGGGTCTTTTTTTTCGGCTCTTCACAGCGGGTACTTGATTTGATCGCCGCCAGGTTCGTCATGGAGTTTCCATCTCTGACGCTCTGCGGGGTGCTCTCTCCGCCATTCGGCGAATGGGATGAAGCCGAAAACAGCAAGATGATCCGTCACATTAACGAGGCTCGGCCGGACGTGCTATGGGTCGGGATGACCGCGCCGAAGCAGGAAAAATGGGTCGAGCGAAACAGGCGGCAACTCCGGGTGCCGGTTATCGGGTCCATTGGCGCGGTCTTTGACTTTTATGCCGGAACGTACCAACGCGCGCCCTCTTGGGTGTGCCGGATGGGATTCGAATGGATGTATCGGTTCATGCTGGAACCCCGCCGCATGTGGAAACGTAATGTTGTCTCCGCTCCGAAATTTATCTGGTTGGCCCTGCGTCATCATCTCTTCGCCGCCTGA
- a CDS encoding glycosyltransferase family 4 protein, with the protein MKVLVAHNHYRSSAPSGEDQVFQNEVTLLRRHGIDVTIFERFNDDIDDSSLAGRLRVAHETAWSDRSYQDLEWVLRKSRPDVVHFHNTFPIISPSAYAACRDNGVPVVQTLHNFRLICPGGLLLRNGTPCEKCIGGGLFSALRHRCYRGSLPATGALVWMLLFNRWRDTYGSLVNRYIALTEFAAGRLIAGGLPRERVAIKPNFVSDIHVPGDGQGGFAVYVGRLSQEKGVHTLLSAWKTVQGVPLRVLGDGPLRKSLEEYVSRENLPIQFLGFCNRRTVIDTVSRAAFQIVPSEWYEGFPMVIADAYALGTPIIASRIGSLEEIVEEGVTGTRFEAGNAADLAAKVQALWHDHSHRATLRQGARHAYESKFSAERNFEMLIAVYEAAMGEHTQLSRKAS; encoded by the coding sequence ATGAAAGTGTTGGTCGCGCATAACCACTACCGGTCGAGTGCGCCAAGCGGCGAAGATCAAGTGTTCCAGAATGAGGTGACGTTGCTGAGACGACATGGAATCGACGTGACCATTTTCGAGCGCTTCAACGACGACATCGACGATTCCAGTCTGGCCGGCAGGCTGAGAGTGGCTCATGAAACAGCCTGGTCGGACCGGAGCTATCAAGACCTCGAATGGGTTCTGCGCAAGAGCCGACCGGATGTCGTCCATTTCCATAATACGTTCCCCATCATTTCCCCGAGCGCCTATGCCGCTTGCCGGGACAACGGTGTGCCTGTCGTGCAAACCCTTCACAATTTCCGGTTGATCTGTCCCGGGGGACTTCTGCTTCGCAACGGAACTCCCTGTGAAAAGTGTATAGGCGGCGGCCTCTTCTCTGCGCTGCGTCACCGATGTTACAGAGGATCGCTGCCCGCCACGGGCGCCCTGGTCTGGATGTTGCTTTTCAATCGATGGCGAGACACGTACGGGTCGCTCGTGAATCGCTACATTGCGCTCACGGAGTTCGCTGCCGGACGTCTGATCGCCGGCGGCTTGCCGCGAGAGCGAGTCGCAATCAAGCCGAACTTTGTCTCGGACATCCATGTTCCGGGTGACGGCCAAGGAGGATTTGCCGTCTACGTCGGCCGGTTGAGCCAAGAGAAGGGCGTTCATACGCTCCTGTCTGCCTGGAAGACGGTGCAGGGCGTACCATTGAGAGTTCTCGGAGACGGTCCCTTGCGAAAGTCCTTGGAGGAATATGTCTCGCGAGAGAATTTGCCGATCCAATTTCTCGGTTTTTGCAACCGGCGAACCGTCATCGATACGGTCAGTCGCGCGGCATTTCAGATCGTGCCGTCAGAATGGTACGAAGGCTTTCCCATGGTGATTGCCGATGCCTACGCTCTTGGGACACCGATCATTGCGTCCCGTATTGGAAGTTTGGAGGAAATTGTCGAGGAGGGCGTCACAGGAACACGATTTGAAGCAGGAAATGCAGCCGATCTGGCAGCGAAAGTGCAGGCGCTTTGGCATGATCATTCCCATCGTGCCACGCTCCGTCAGGGAGCACGCCATGCCTATGAATCGAAGTTTTCGGCAGAACGGAACTTCGAAATGCTGATAGCGGTCTATGAGGCGGCGATGGGGGAGCACACTCAACTCTCAAGGAAGGCGTCATGA
- a CDS encoding O-antigen ligase family protein → MLINIAIFAISFVMVGSLAVFHPVNEWVCSVKRLPVVSLLLIGLFTSVLLTAQSQATLSVDAIDESRVIRICLLIVLCLVSWVIFSVRGFPFSRCCAALTMMFFFSLFAMSSYIYSVNPLLSLWKGFEVFAAASVFLAIAVSLNTFDDIDGALQVLWLILLFLVLTALVGGVLQPKLAFVRQTFGRGSQAYEYWGQFPRINPNSLTQFGAMVGVGGLVAFLYGRGIGVLSSLCLLGLGALTIYLGHSRTSLLGFLLAAVAIFWFGKKRVLGLMMISAAGLVALAAYTYVEAYVLRGQSKAVFVSMSGRTEFWPEIWRAFTTSPLVGHGYYAGHRSLSIDALANVSSVDNTYLEVLVDLGVIGLGLLMAALICSCFSLYACRPSILGHQDSQWWRPTWLLLMSALLLLGIRSLTGPTFQVLHPNLLIFLAITVCAATAKRIASQMVQVSADTLYPIGEKS, encoded by the coding sequence ATGCTTATCAATATTGCAATTTTTGCCATTTCCTTCGTCATGGTCGGTTCATTGGCCGTGTTTCATCCGGTGAACGAGTGGGTGTGTTCCGTCAAACGTCTTCCTGTGGTCAGCCTCCTGTTGATCGGTCTTTTCACATCCGTATTGCTCACTGCGCAGAGTCAAGCGACTCTTTCGGTTGACGCGATCGACGAGAGCCGTGTGATCCGGATCTGCCTCCTGATCGTCCTCTGTCTCGTCTCGTGGGTGATTTTCAGCGTCCGCGGGTTTCCATTTTCTCGATGCTGTGCCGCACTGACCATGATGTTCTTTTTCTCCCTGTTCGCCATGAGCTCGTACATCTATTCTGTGAATCCGTTGCTGAGCTTGTGGAAAGGATTCGAGGTCTTCGCGGCAGCGTCGGTGTTCCTTGCCATCGCGGTCAGCCTCAACACGTTTGATGATATTGACGGCGCCCTGCAGGTGTTGTGGTTGATTCTCTTGTTTCTGGTGCTCACGGCTCTGGTCGGAGGCGTACTACAGCCGAAGCTCGCATTTGTCAGACAAACGTTTGGCCGAGGCAGTCAGGCGTATGAGTACTGGGGGCAATTCCCCAGAATTAACCCGAATTCCCTGACTCAATTCGGCGCCATGGTCGGCGTCGGCGGGCTGGTGGCGTTTCTCTACGGGCGAGGCATCGGCGTGCTGAGTTCCCTATGTCTGTTGGGCCTGGGGGCGCTGACGATCTATCTGGGTCACAGCCGTACGTCGCTCCTTGGGTTTCTGCTTGCAGCAGTCGCGATCTTTTGGTTTGGAAAGAAGCGTGTGTTGGGGCTGATGATGATCTCGGCGGCCGGTCTGGTCGCCCTGGCAGCCTATACCTATGTCGAGGCGTACGTCCTGCGCGGTCAATCCAAGGCCGTATTCGTCAGCATGTCCGGACGGACGGAGTTCTGGCCTGAAATTTGGCGTGCGTTCACCACGTCGCCGCTCGTCGGCCACGGCTACTATGCCGGACACCGGTCTCTCTCGATCGATGCGCTGGCGAACGTGTCGTCGGTGGATAACACATATCTGGAGGTCTTGGTGGATCTCGGTGTGATCGGACTCGGCCTATTGATGGCGGCGCTCATTTGCTCGTGCTTCTCGCTGTATGCGTGCCGTCCTTCGATACTCGGTCACCAAGACAGCCAATGGTGGAGACCGACCTGGCTGCTATTGATGAGCGCGCTGCTGCTGCTGGGCATCAGAAGTCTCACCGGTCCGACATTTCAGGTCTTGCATCCGAACCTCCTGATCTTTCTCGCCATCACGGTCTGCGCCGCCACGGCCAAACGTATCGCCAGCCAAATGGTGCAGGTTTCAGCCGACACGCTATATCCAATAGGTGAGAAATCATGA
- a CDS encoding glycosyltransferase, with translation MQSWRCFPHSSDPKLWVGDDDTLANAFHLYHPFSFPGRLVRKIVQVMPDAIGRAVFTAPETAEQSVELNTVREIIRAKLGNSRLTVSFSPGTKGPHRKMTAQVTESGRVTAYVKLGTNNRVAALLRREAAMLSKLKRVGFTNAIIPNVLAIEDGPESTLLIVSAPSAPGRRSPVGISHQEAQFLKELSDVDRAERPIHQIERAFGLMELAAGMNDPESEAVLHHAMQAWREIFSDRTAKVAYSHGDYAPWNTLTLADGSLYVFDWEYGSAERPLFADVFHRIFMVERLLKRTTPKEAMRRILNVSSHPMLGSLVRSVRVSSRDVQGYALLYLAMLSTRESAGSSGLSAYLRECVQHVLTEAGHAAHPQKVLVAAYACEPDAGSEPGVGWNMCQAISRTNDVWVITRANNREKIEQALAALPNPALHFVYVDLPRWASFWKRGQRGVRTYYYLWQFAAWHAARRLCKTVRFDLAHHVTFVNDWLFTFLAFLPLPFVWGPIGSHPTVPSRLSFSWDALASDRLRRAFQSFMRSVDPCFALSAMRASLIVGIDRSVGARFPLSLLGRGKFVAHPAIGVESIPDSAEVDKDTTEEFRVLSIGRLVPLKGFHLTMRAFAQFAHSRPKAVLVIVGKGPQRPALQELARTLGIGDRVRFIDWLPRALALKEMEKAHLFLFPSFEGGGMVVLEALAHGLPVVCLGYGGPGEMVSNECGRVITVGDPDDTVRNLAAALDDVCRTARVYSHLRAQARKRVAEHYLWDNRWKTIQEWYRSCALQAPPSVDSSDLRLATDPRRAATLGRVRLLGILIGILLCFPILPLADALSIGLMQRYKNVAGSHPLTVKGNRGEFYDGRATWTIVGATQDNTASHVRPKAWSVGARQYQLLTVTEPISNGYILPYSDPVPNTSPDTSLMVTAARGETEPASFVIRSGDRELELVTIATTGLKKAGGADGLPPAAIDIRVVKAWYQASDSIHRQHGGGKILVPELLLHDPDLVRVDHQEQVNLIKNVDRLQDADRLLPFTVPARSNQQVWLSITVPPDASGGRYDGDVTITFRSGNDQIATQLRLTVDVLPVRLAEPVIDYALYYLAWLNRGQPGLDARAKTVGQLQAEFSDMRAHGLTNIAIDHDYATDRDLRSLSIALERMRAADFKGRDLLYVDWKVTEAADRQSYSRKLMAVLAAAHTFGFSDLYVYNLDEKDAKTLLKNRQAFQIAHELGAKNFVAFNSGNLEALSGLLDVAVLPRGTVKTSQVGKRVGITPWAYGDPQAGEEKPFTYRERYGISLWLDGFDGACDYAYQTGSFGWDDWADPKWRAHNMTYPTLSYPIPTLQWEGFREGIDDSRYLATAIGVERIRLAIGAEQRRKLLADETGGVELESPRDVRQRLIQVIRDRLRKDTTGSS, from the coding sequence ATGCAGTCATGGCGATGCTTTCCCCATTCCTCCGATCCGAAGCTCTGGGTCGGGGATGACGATACCTTGGCGAATGCGTTTCATCTCTACCATCCGTTTTCGTTCCCCGGTCGTCTTGTCAGGAAGATAGTCCAGGTCATGCCCGACGCCATCGGACGCGCCGTATTTACGGCTCCCGAAACGGCGGAGCAATCGGTTGAATTGAACACCGTGAGAGAGATCATTCGGGCGAAGTTGGGAAATTCCCGTCTCACTGTGTCTTTTTCTCCTGGCACCAAGGGACCTCATCGAAAGATGACCGCCCAAGTGACGGAATCCGGCAGAGTGACGGCGTATGTCAAGCTGGGTACGAACAATCGGGTCGCAGCGCTTCTTCGCCGTGAAGCGGCGATGCTGTCGAAATTAAAGCGGGTGGGTTTTACCAACGCAATCATCCCGAACGTACTGGCCATCGAGGATGGCCCCGAGAGTACCCTGCTCATCGTGAGCGCACCATCGGCCCCAGGACGTCGAAGTCCCGTCGGGATCTCGCATCAAGAGGCGCAGTTTCTCAAGGAACTGAGCGACGTGGATCGGGCAGAGCGGCCGATCCATCAGATCGAGCGGGCGTTTGGGCTCATGGAACTTGCCGCAGGTATGAATGATCCGGAGAGCGAGGCCGTTCTCCATCATGCCATGCAAGCGTGGAGAGAGATTTTCAGCGACCGTACCGCAAAGGTCGCGTACAGCCATGGTGATTATGCACCGTGGAATACCCTGACATTGGCCGACGGATCCCTGTACGTCTTCGATTGGGAATATGGATCCGCAGAACGGCCGCTGTTTGCGGATGTCTTTCATCGAATCTTCATGGTGGAACGGCTGTTGAAACGCACAACTCCGAAGGAAGCGATGCGGCGGATCTTGAACGTGTCCAGTCATCCCATGCTCGGATCACTGGTCCGCAGCGTTCGCGTGTCCTCCAGGGACGTGCAGGGGTACGCACTGCTGTACCTGGCCATGCTGTCGACGCGTGAATCCGCCGGATCATCGGGGCTCTCCGCATACTTGCGCGAGTGTGTCCAGCACGTGCTGACGGAAGCGGGACATGCAGCCCATCCGCAAAAAGTTCTCGTGGCGGCGTACGCGTGCGAACCGGACGCTGGATCGGAGCCGGGCGTGGGTTGGAACATGTGTCAGGCGATCAGTCGAACCAACGACGTGTGGGTCATCACTCGCGCCAATAACCGCGAAAAGATCGAACAGGCGCTGGCTGCTTTGCCAAATCCTGCGTTGCATTTCGTCTATGTGGATTTGCCTCGTTGGGCGAGCTTCTGGAAAAGAGGCCAACGGGGAGTGAGGACCTATTATTATCTGTGGCAATTCGCAGCCTGGCATGCTGCACGGCGTCTCTGTAAAACCGTCCGCTTCGATTTGGCGCATCATGTGACGTTCGTCAACGATTGGCTGTTTACCTTTCTCGCCTTTTTGCCGCTCCCATTCGTGTGGGGACCAATTGGCAGCCATCCGACGGTTCCATCCAGGCTGTCATTCAGCTGGGACGCATTGGCAAGCGATCGTCTCCGAAGGGCATTCCAGTCCTTCATGCGGTCGGTGGATCCGTGTTTCGCCCTGTCGGCAATGCGTGCCTCGCTCATCGTCGGGATCGATCGATCGGTCGGCGCCCGGTTCCCCTTGTCGCTGCTGGGACGGGGAAAATTCGTGGCGCATCCGGCGATCGGCGTCGAGTCCATACCGGATAGCGCTGAGGTCGATAAAGATACGACCGAAGAGTTTCGCGTGCTCAGCATAGGGCGTCTTGTTCCGTTGAAAGGCTTCCACCTCACAATGCGAGCCTTTGCACAATTTGCTCATTCGCGCCCCAAGGCCGTGCTCGTGATTGTCGGAAAGGGGCCGCAGCGCCCGGCTCTCCAAGAGCTGGCCCGAACCCTCGGCATAGGCGATCGCGTGCGATTCATCGATTGGCTGCCTCGCGCGCTTGCGCTGAAGGAAATGGAGAAGGCCCATCTGTTTCTCTTCCCGAGCTTTGAGGGTGGAGGGATGGTTGTTCTAGAGGCGTTGGCGCATGGGCTTCCGGTCGTCTGCCTCGGCTATGGGGGACCAGGTGAAATGGTTTCCAACGAGTGCGGCCGTGTGATCACGGTCGGGGATCCGGATGATACGGTGCGTAACCTGGCCGCCGCGCTCGACGACGTATGCCGCACCGCCAGAGTGTATTCGCACCTGAGGGCGCAGGCCAGAAAGCGCGTGGCCGAACACTATCTTTGGGATAACAGGTGGAAAACCATCCAAGAATGGTATCGGTCTTGTGCGCTTCAGGCGCCACCCAGCGTAGATTCGAGCGACCTTCGGCTTGCGACAGACCCGCGTCGAGCCGCGACGCTTGGAAGAGTCAGGTTGTTGGGAATTCTTATCGGGATCTTGCTATGCTTCCCAATATTGCCGCTTGCCGACGCGCTCAGTATCGGGCTGATGCAGCGATACAAGAACGTGGCCGGATCCCACCCGCTGACCGTGAAGGGGAATCGGGGAGAGTTTTACGACGGCCGTGCCACGTGGACCATAGTGGGAGCGACCCAGGACAACACGGCATCCCACGTTCGGCCCAAGGCCTGGTCGGTCGGGGCGCGCCAGTATCAACTCTTAACGGTGACGGAACCCATCAGCAACGGGTACATCCTGCCGTATTCCGATCCCGTACCGAATACGTCTCCCGACACAAGTCTGATGGTCACGGCCGCTCGTGGAGAAACGGAACCGGCCAGCTTCGTGATCCGTTCCGGTGACCGGGAGTTGGAACTGGTCACCATTGCGACAACCGGGCTGAAGAAGGCGGGGGGAGCGGATGGCCTCCCTCCTGCGGCTATCGACATTCGAGTGGTCAAGGCGTGGTATCAGGCCAGTGACTCGATCCATCGACAGCATGGAGGCGGAAAAATCCTGGTTCCCGAGCTGCTGCTCCATGACCCGGATCTTGTGCGCGTCGACCACCAGGAGCAGGTCAACCTGATCAAGAATGTGGACCGGCTGCAGGATGCCGATCGCCTGCTTCCTTTTACCGTCCCCGCCCGATCCAATCAGCAGGTATGGCTCAGCATTACGGTGCCGCCGGACGCCTCGGGCGGACGCTACGATGGGGACGTCACGATTACGTTCAGAAGCGGGAACGATCAGATTGCCACGCAGCTAAGATTGACGGTTGACGTGCTGCCGGTTCGACTTGCCGAGCCGGTTATCGACTATGCCTTGTATTACCTCGCCTGGTTGAACAGGGGGCAGCCGGGATTGGATGCCAGAGCCAAGACGGTCGGGCAGCTCCAGGCCGAGTTTTCCGATATGCGCGCACACGGCCTGACGAATATCGCGATTGATCACGACTATGCGACGGATCGCGACCTGCGAAGTCTGTCTATCGCGCTGGAGCGGATGCGCGCAGCCGATTTCAAGGGAAGGGACTTGCTCTATGTCGACTGGAAGGTGACGGAAGCTGCCGACAGGCAATCGTATTCGCGGAAGCTCATGGCGGTGCTCGCGGCCGCCCATACCTTCGGGTTTTCCGATCTGTACGTCTACAATCTGGATGAGAAGGATGCGAAAACACTTCTGAAGAATCGGCAGGCGTTTCAAATCGCCCATGAGCTGGGCGCCAAGAATTTCGTCGCATTCAATTCCGGCAACCTTGAGGCATTGAGCGGCCTGCTCGACGTTGCGGTGTTGCCGCGCGGAACGGTGAAGACGTCCCAAGTCGGCAAGAGGGTCGGTATCACGCCCTGGGCCTACGGAGATCCTCAAGCCGGCGAAGAAAAGCCGTTCACCTATCGGGAACGGTACGGCATCTCCCTTTGGCTCGACGGATTCGACGGCGCGTGTGATTACGCGTACCAGACAGGATCGTTTGGTTGGGATGACTGGGCCGATCCGAAGTGGCGAGCCCATAACATGACCTATCCGACGTTGTCATATCCCATCCCGACGCTGCAGTGGGAGGGATTTCGGGAAGGGATCGATGACAGCCGGTATTTGGCTACGGCGATCGGGGTAGAGCGAATCCGCCTTGCCATCGGCGCAGAACAGCGGCGGAAGCTTCTGGCGGATGAGACCGGGGGCGTCGAACTTGAATCGCCCCGAGATGTGCGACAGAGGCTTATTCAAGTAATCCGGGATCGTCTGCGCAAGGACACCACAGGCTCTTCATAG
- a CDS encoding nucleoside/nucleotide kinase family protein, whose amino-acid sequence MTTAVQVQAPMTLGSAAPAGESGKALCEILARFDRDGVEYALLHPVRYGEGEIAGDVDIGFLADPRTVVTPILRAMEAEGWLQIVHCLHYDVLHGYYYILKITDRRGLYLHLDCLCDPFGVNRYHVPIPALLDGRARISGVVRLSADKEVLYTLIKRVMKGAFAQQKVMGLQQGLVNCAKQLEGPLTEWFGVEGREKLDSLCRTEDVQSATDLLNQLRTGLESRFRRAHLLSYLGGKLLSWVRRFRRFLRPSGLFVVLIGPDGSGKSTVAGLLPIELERAFRATWRFHWRPNLFPKLSRRDTDRSAGGSEGIAPPQDAAYGRVTSCVRFLYYLMDFAVGYWLVIYPRKARTTLIVGERYFADVVVNPQRYGFALPSWLLRLGARLVPNPDVTILLVNEPDVVHARKPELSSESISEQMRQYQEELPRWGHMCAVRTDGTPEDVVLRISHVLVQECATRLRNI is encoded by the coding sequence ATGACGACCGCCGTTCAAGTCCAAGCTCCTATGACGTTGGGAAGTGCGGCGCCCGCCGGTGAGAGCGGTAAAGCGCTGTGCGAAATCCTGGCGAGGTTCGACCGTGACGGAGTCGAGTACGCGCTCCTTCATCCGGTCAGGTATGGAGAGGGAGAGATCGCAGGCGACGTCGATATCGGTTTCTTAGCTGATCCACGGACCGTCGTGACCCCGATCCTGCGTGCAATGGAAGCGGAAGGATGGCTTCAGATCGTCCATTGTCTCCACTATGACGTCCTGCACGGGTACTACTATATTCTCAAAATTACCGATCGTCGCGGGCTGTACCTGCACCTGGACTGTTTATGCGATCCATTTGGAGTGAACCGATACCATGTCCCAATTCCGGCACTCCTTGACGGGCGAGCCAGGATCTCCGGTGTCGTTCGATTATCTGCCGACAAGGAGGTTCTGTACACCCTGATCAAACGGGTAATGAAGGGAGCTTTCGCACAACAAAAGGTCATGGGGCTGCAACAGGGCCTCGTGAACTGCGCGAAGCAGCTCGAAGGACCGCTTACGGAATGGTTCGGAGTTGAAGGGCGCGAGAAATTGGACAGTCTGTGCCGAACCGAGGACGTCCAGTCAGCCACCGATCTACTGAATCAGCTGCGAACTGGATTGGAGAGTCGATTTCGACGGGCGCACCTGCTTTCCTATCTGGGAGGGAAACTGCTCTCATGGGTTCGACGTTTTCGGAGATTCCTGCGGCCGAGCGGTCTGTTTGTGGTGTTGATCGGACCTGACGGGAGCGGGAAATCAACGGTGGCCGGCCTCTTGCCCATAGAGCTTGAGCGGGCGTTTCGCGCTACCTGGCGATTTCACTGGCGTCCGAACCTGTTTCCCAAGCTCAGCAGGCGGGACACAGACCGGAGTGCAGGAGGATCGGAAGGCATTGCCCCGCCCCAGGATGCCGCGTATGGCCGGGTCACGTCCTGTGTTCGTTTTCTGTATTACCTGATGGATTTCGCAGTCGGATACTGGCTCGTCATCTATCCCCGCAAAGCCCGGACGACTCTGATTGTCGGGGAGCGGTATTTCGCCGACGTTGTGGTCAATCCGCAGCGGTATGGTTTCGCGCTGCCGTCCTGGCTGTTGAGGCTGGGGGCCAGGCTGGTTCCGAACCCAGATGTCACGATTCTACTCGTGAACGAGCCGGACGTCGTCCATGCACGGAAACCGGAATTGTCGTCTGAATCCATATCCGAGCAGATGCGCCAGTATCAGGAAGAGTTGCCTCGTTGGGGGCATATGTGCGCGGTTCGAACGGATGGTACCCCGGAAGACGTCGTGCTTCGGATCTCACATGTGCTCGTACAGGAGTGCGCAACACGATTGCGTAACATCTAA
- a CDS encoding class I SAM-dependent methyltransferase, which produces MKIARAIERSENRMTTLSQYLSRTQLLQERCRGRRVLHLGCSSGQYLKDRLMRGSLLHWMLRDEAGELHGVDLDGKSLDTMREMGFRHLHEGNAEELEKLDLKETFDIVLAGDLLEHITKPGSMLEGVRRFLKPTGSFIVSTNNAFGLHYQLRRWSGQYVEHVEHVCFYSPETLLHLFERHGYDIAEMYGAYTEPPYSWKQKVKFAIGQPLFKLVPVLAGTIIVVATPKIAS; this is translated from the coding sequence ATGAAGATCGCAAGGGCTATCGAGAGGAGTGAAAATCGTATGACCACATTGTCTCAGTATCTGTCTCGGACCCAATTGCTCCAGGAAAGGTGCCGCGGTCGGCGCGTGCTCCATTTGGGTTGCAGCTCAGGACAGTATCTCAAGGATCGGCTCATGCGAGGGAGTCTTCTCCATTGGATGCTGCGTGACGAGGCCGGTGAACTGCACGGCGTCGACCTCGACGGGAAGAGTCTCGATACCATGCGCGAGATGGGCTTCCGCCATCTCCACGAGGGTAATGCCGAAGAGTTGGAAAAACTCGACCTCAAGGAGACCTTCGACATCGTTTTGGCGGGAGACCTGCTGGAGCACATCACCAAGCCCGGTTCCATGTTGGAAGGAGTCAGGCGATTTCTGAAGCCGACGGGAAGCTTCATCGTCTCTACCAACAACGCCTTCGGACTGCACTATCAGCTCCGTCGCTGGAGCGGCCAATATGTCGAGCATGTCGAGCATGTGTGCTTCTATTCGCCGGAGACGCTTCTCCATTTGTTCGAGCGTCACGGGTACGACATCGCGGAAATGTACGGGGCCTATACGGAGCCTCCCTACAGTTGGAAACAGAAGGTCAAGTTTGCGATCGGCCAGCCATTGTTCAAACTCGTGCCGGTGTTGGCCGGCACCATCATCGTGGTTGCAACGCCCAAGATCGCTTCATGA